In Longimicrobiales bacterium, the genomic window CGGTTGTTCTGTACGATGCGCACGTAGTCGCGCGTCTCATCGTACGGGATCCGCTCGGCGAACAGCAGACGGTCCTCGTACTCGGGGAACCGGCGCCAGCGCGTCACACGCGTCGGGCCGGCGTTGTAGGCAGCGAGCACGGCATCGAGACGGTCGCCGTAGGTGCTCAGCTGATCCGCGAGATAGGCCATGCCGAAGTGCACGTTGAGCTCCGGCTGGGTGAGCAGATCATCCCTGAAGCGGGTGACGCCGAGGCGCCGGGCCAGCGTTTTCCCGGTGGCAGGCATCACCTGCATGAGACCGAGCGCACCGACGGCGCTGCGGGCGCGGGGGTTGAACATGGATTCCTGCCGGATGAGCGCGGCAGCGAGGAAGGGATCGACGTCGCGCTCGCGGGCCTCGGCAATCACGATGTGCTGGAACGGGAACGGATAGATGATGCGCAGGAGGCGCAGGTTCCACGCGCCTTCACGGCGGTAGATGTCCCATCCGAGGTTGACACCCTGTGTGGTGAACCCGCGGGAATTGAGTGCCTCGGCGAGTGAGTAGAGCGCGCCATCGAACGCAGCGAAGTGGCGGCGTACGCGATCCATCTCGAACGTGGCGGCTTCATCCCAGCCGATCTCGCGCAGGAGATCCACGCGTGAGAGCGCACGCTCGACCTGTTCGGTGAAGCGATCGTTCTGCGGCGGTGAGGGCTCGAGTCGCGCGGCCCAGCCGTCGTCACCGAGCTCTTCGCCGGCGAGTCCGCCGTAGTAGGAGAACGGATCGAGACGGAGCGTCTCCAGCAGCCGGGCGCGTGCCTCATCCTTGCGCCCGAGGCGATCCAGTGCGCGGGCGCTCCAGTACGTCGCCTGCTGCCGGGTGCGACCGGTGCGGTGCGTCTCGCGATACGCATCGAACTCCCGCAGCGCATCGTCGTAGCGTCCCGCGGCGTAGGCGATTCCTCCGAGCCGCATGCGCGCAATGGCAGCCTGCGCGCCCGTCGGTTCCAGATCGATCGCCTTGCGGTAATTGACGGCGGCCTTTGTCAGATTCTCATCATCGTGGTCGAGATCCGCCGTCAGATAGGCGGCCCGCACCGCTGCCGGCTCATTGGCGTACTCGCTGACGATGCGTGCGAGCGTGCCGCGTGCGACGCTCTGTCGGCCGTCGCGATACTGGGCGCGTGCAGCGGTATACATTGCATCGCTCGCCACGCGGCGGTCCGATGTCGATGACGCGACGGCCAGCAGCGCCCGTTCCGCGTCAAGGTACTCGCCCGCGCCGAATTGAGCGTTCGCGAGATCGTAGCGCAGCTGCGCGCGCTGCGCCGGCGTCCCGAGTCCGGCTTCCATGTAGGCCGTCAGGCCCGCCACCCCGCGAGCTATGTTGCCGTGTCGCAGATAAACGCGACCGACAAGGAGCTGATCCTCCGCCGACAGGCCGCCCGTTTCCGACAGCGCCCGGGCGGCCTCGATCGCGGACGACGATCCCTGCGCAATGTTCATGGCGCGGATGAATGCCGTGCGCGCACCCGCGGTGTTGCCGCGCTCCTGGCGCAGCTTGCCGATCAGTGTCCACGCTGCTGCCCGCCGTGAATCGCTCCCCACGCGCGCAGCCGCCTTCTCGGCCTCCGTCAGTGCACCCGCCAGGTCCCCGGCGTTCTGTCGCGCGCGTGCCATTGTGCGCCATGACCATTCATTCACCAGGACGGAATCGCCGCCGCTCAGACGCCGACGTACTACGGCCGTATCGCTGCCGCTCGCCGCCGATGATGCGGCGAAGACATTGATCCAGTCGGCCACTTCCGGCAGCAGCCGCAGCGCCTCGTCATATGCCGCCTGCGCCTCGGCGTACTTCCTTTCCTGCGTCAGCGCCTCCGCCCGACGCAGATGCGCCAGTCCCTGCTCCCGCGTCTCGCCATCCCCCGAGATCGCCAGGTACCGCGCCAGCGATTCGCTCCCCTCCCGCCACCGCCCCTGCTGCAGCTGGCTGCGGCCCAGCAGGTTCCAGCCGAAGCCTGCCGCTACTCCGCTCAGCCAGTTCCGGCCCTCCAGCAGATCGCTCACGCGCTCCCAGTCGCCCCACCCGGCTTCGGCGCGCGCCGCGAGCAGGATCGCCGATGGCGTCGTGTCGTTGTTGACTGCCAGATACTCGCGCAGGATGAGACTGGCCCGCAGGAAGCGCCCGTCACGCAGCGCGGCGAGCGCCTCCTCCGGGACGTTGTGGTCCTCGATGGGCGCAGCCGAGTGCGTCTCGCGCGGGCCCAGGACGGCTATGGTGCCCGCGACGGCGAAGAACAGCGCGTAGATCAGAGTGTGACGGGAAACCATGTCGTAATCCTGCGTTATGGACTGGTTTCGCGGCGGCGGGGACGGGCGCCGCCATCGCGGTCAGCGGTATGGGCCAGTGGCCTCGAGGGCCCGTTCAACGCACGTACAGTGGTACACGACGCCGGTCGGTCAGTTGCGTTCCCGACGCTGCTTGAGCCGGTCGGCCACGCTGCGGAACGCCGCCTCGGAGGATGGTACGAGCTCGTAGCGGCCGAATCCGGTACGGTCGTAGAACAGAAGGTTGAGGCGGCCGCCGGGTACGGAGGCGTAGACCCATTCCTCTGCATTCGGCTCGCGGTTCATGTCGATGTCGCCGACGTATCGCTCGACGGCATTGTCGGGTTGACCGAGAACAATGTAGACCTCCCCGCGGTCCGTGTTCCAGCCCGGTCGTCCGCCTGCCTCGCGAAATGCCTCCGTCGCGTAACGAACACGCTGAAAGAACGCATCGCGGTATTCGTTGACGTCCGTGATCGCGAGCGGATCGCGGCGTTCCCAGAACCGGTCCCATGCCGCGCGCTGCTCGGCTGGTGACCCGATCTGCAGGGAATCGAGCTCCTCGGGATATGCAATATAGCGGAGGAACTCCACCACGTCATCGAGGTTGGCGACCATCCACTGATCGGAGATGGTCATCACGATCGGAGTGCGTGCGGTGATCACGCCTTCGCTGCTGACATCGACCCAGAATCTGCCGAGTGGCAGCGCGTCCGCGGGGATCTCGACGACGCCGTAGTGAAGGCTGCCGTCGCCTTGGCGCAGGGCGGCAGCCGCGCTCCACACTATGCTGCCCTCGGAGTCGATGACGCGTACGTGGAGCGGCGTCGCGGCCGCGCCGTAGGTTTCGATGTAGACGCGCGGCGAGCTGCCGCCGAATGGCACGGTGTGTCGCGGAT contains:
- a CDS encoding transglycosylase SLT domain-containing protein is translated as MVSRHTLIYALFFAVAGTIAVLGPRETHSAAPIEDHNVPEEALAALRDGRFLRASLILREYLAVNNDTTPSAILLAARAEAGWGDWERVSDLLEGRNWLSGVAAGFGWNLLGRSQLQQGRWREGSESLARYLAISGDGETREQGLAHLRRAEALTQERKYAEAQAAYDEALRLLPEVADWINVFAASSAASGSDTAVVRRRLSGGDSVLVNEWSWRTMARARQNAGDLAGALTEAEKAAARVGSDSRRAAAWTLIGKLRQERGNTAGARTAFIRAMNIAQGSSSAIEAARALSETGGLSAEDQLLVGRVYLRHGNIARGVAGLTAYMEAGLGTPAQRAQLRYDLANAQFGAGEYLDAERALLAVASSTSDRRVASDAMYTAARAQYRDGRQSVARGTLARIVSEYANEPAAVRAAYLTADLDHDDENLTKAAVNYRKAIDLEPTGAQAAIARMRLGGIAYAAGRYDDALREFDAYRETHRTGRTRQQATYWSARALDRLGRKDEARARLLETLRLDPFSYYGGLAGEELGDDGWAARLEPSPPQNDRFTEQVERALSRVDLLREIGWDEAATFEMDRVRRHFAAFDGALYSLAEALNSRGFTTQGVNLGWDIYRREGAWNLRLLRIIYPFPFQHIVIAEARERDVDPFLAAALIRQESMFNPRARSAVGALGLMQVMPATGKTLARRLGVTRFRDDLLTQPELNVHFGMAYLADQLSTYGDRLDAVLAAYNAGPTRVTRWRRFPEYEDRLLFAERIPYDETRDYVRIVQNNRRIYTALYGDVLVEAISESTR
- a CDS encoding GWxTD domain-containing protein; the protein is MIAAAAATTGACGARAAGPEGARPTAGEPFSRPLEIYRDLGFMTGPGQFPVVASFATLAGPADSSYVMLGMSMPNSSLRFQRGDAGFFAEYRIDVTFMDEDSAAVKRVEAREIVRVPTFAETGRTDESIVYQQGITMPPGHYIVRLQASDVNSSRGFRMTDTLTVPDYTAAASVSSPVLVYRAEGRSSRDALPDLITNPRHTVPFGGSSPRVYIETYGAAATPLHVRVIDSEGSIVWSAAAALRQGDGSLHYGVVEIPADALPLGRFWVDVSSEGVITARTPIVMTISDQWMVANLDDVVEFLRYIAYPEELDSLQIGSPAEQRAAWDRFWERRDPLAITDVNEYRDAFFQRVRYATEAFREAGGRPGWNTDRGEVYIVLGQPDNAVERYVGDIDMNREPNAEEWVYASVPGGRLNLLFYDRTGFGRYELVPSSEAAFRSVADRLKQRRERN